Proteins encoded in a region of the Zea mays cultivar B73 chromosome 2, Zm-B73-REFERENCE-NAM-5.0, whole genome shotgun sequence genome:
- the LOC542693 gene encoding Serine/arginine-rich splicing factor RS31 — protein MRPVFVGNLDYDTRHSELDRLFYRYGRVERIDIKSGYAFVYFEDERDGNDAIRALDGYPFGPGRRRLSVEWSRGEQAGRRDGNKPEANTKPTRTLFVINFDPMNTRVSDIERHFTPFGNISSVRIRKNFAFVQFETMEEARKALEATHATTLLDRVISVEYAFRDDSEVSDRYGSPRRGGGYGRRGDSPVYRSRPSPDYGRPASPVYGSYDGPGPVRDRYRRSPAYRSRSPPAKRRAYD, from the exons ATGAGGCCGGTCTTCGTGGGGAACCTGGACTATGACACCCGCCACTCGGAGCTCGACCGCCTCTTCTACCGCTACGGCAGGGTCGAGCGCATCGACATCAAGTCAG GCTATGCTTTTGTCTACTTTGAGGATGAACGTGATGGCAATGATGCTATACGGGCTCTTGATGGTTATCCATTTGGCCCTGGCAGACGCAGGCTTTCAGTAGAGTGGTCACGG GGTGAGCAAGCTGGTAGACGTGATGGCAACAAACCAGAAGCAAATACTAAGCCAACTAGGACACTGTTTGTCATTAACTTTGATCCAATGAACACAAGAGTCAGTGACATCGAAAGGCACTTCACACCATTTGGGAACATATCAAGTGTTCGGATAAGGAAGAACTTTGCTTTTGTTCAGTTTGAAACTATGGAAGAAGCAAGAAAGGCTCTTGAAGCTACTCATGCTAC CACCCTTTTGGACAGGGTGATTTCTGTCGAGTACGCCTTCAGGGATGATAGTGAAGTGAGTGATAGGTACGGCAGCCCAAGAAGAGGTGGTGGCTATGGTAGGCGGGGTGATAGCCCAGTGTACCGGTCACGTCCTAGTCCAGACTATGGTCGCCCAGCAAGTCCTGTATATGGTTCATATGACGGTCCTGGTCCTGTTCGTGATCGCTATCGGAG ATCTCCTGCTTATCGATCAAGGTCCCCACCTGCGAAACGAAGAGCATATGACTAA